A part of Caretta caretta isolate rCarCar2 chromosome 1, rCarCar1.hap1, whole genome shotgun sequence genomic DNA contains:
- the ITM2B gene encoding integral membrane protein 2B encodes MVKVSFNSALAQKEAAKKDEENSQVLILGPDAKDPEAVVPVGQRRAWCWCMCFGVAFMLAGVILGGAYLYKYFAFQQGGVYFCGIKYIEDDLTLTEPDAHAPAARYQTIEQNIQILEEEDVEFISVPVPEFADSDPADIVHDFHRRLTAYLDLSLDKCYVIPLNTSVVMPPKNFLELLINIKAGTYLPQSYLIHEQMVVTDRIENVDQLGSFIYRLCRGKETYKLQRKEIMKGIQKREAKNCRKIRHFENWFAIETLICEQY; translated from the exons ATGGTGAAAGTGTCGTTTAACTCCGCCTTGGCGCAGAAGGAGGCCGCCAAGAAGGACGAGGAGAACAGCCAGGTGCTCATCCTGGGCCCGGACGCCAAG GACCCTGAAGCTGTGGTGCCCGTTGGACAGAGGAGAGCTTGGTGTTGGTGTATGTGCTTTGGAGTAGCTTTTATGCTTGCTGGTGTGATACTTGGTGGTGCCTATCTGTACAAATATTTTGCATTCCAG caaggtGGTGTGTATTTCTGTGGAATAAAGTATATTGAAGATGACTTAACTCTGACTGAGCCTGATGCACATGCTCCAGCTGCTCGCTACCAGACAATTGAGCAaaacattcagatccttgaggaGGAAGATGTTGAATTCATCAGCGTGCCTGTCCCAGAATTTGCTGACAGTGATCCAGCGGACATTGTTCATGATTTCCACCGG AGACTCACAGCCTACCTCGACCTTAGCTTGGATAAGTGCTATGTGATTCCTCTGAACACTTCAGTTGTTATGCCACCAAAAAATTTCTTGGAGTTGCTGATCAACATAAAG GCTGGAACATACTTGCCTCAGTCCTATCTGATTCATGAACAGATGGTTGTTACTGATCGCATTGAAAATGTGGATCAGTTGGGGTCCTTTATTTATCGCCTGTGCCGTGGCAAGGAAACCTATAAACTACAGCGCAAAGAAATCATGAAAG GAATTCAAAAGCGTGAAGCCAAAAATTGCCGAAAGATTC